One window of the Amycolatopsis mediterranei genome contains the following:
- a CDS encoding TetR/AcrR family transcriptional regulator, with translation MPVAKGTTIDPERTRATILHAVTQVLYERGLDGIGVAELCARLGVSKETLYRHFGSKDGLVQAMLEARSDRVVRWLTDAVEAAGDDPADQLTALFDTLQGWYDEPAFRGCALLNAATQHHTGTVRAITTRHLGRYLELLTGIADRAGAADPRQLGQQLLILVEGATVVADHHSPTHAGEHALQAALTLLATTRRT, from the coding sequence ATGCCCGTTGCCAAAGGCACGACCATCGACCCGGAGCGCACCCGCGCGACGATCCTGCACGCGGTCACCCAGGTGCTGTACGAACGCGGGCTCGACGGCATCGGCGTGGCCGAACTGTGCGCACGCCTCGGCGTGTCCAAGGAGACGCTCTACCGGCACTTCGGCAGCAAGGACGGACTCGTCCAAGCGATGCTCGAAGCACGAAGCGACCGGGTCGTCCGCTGGCTGACCGACGCCGTCGAGGCTGCCGGCGACGACCCCGCCGACCAGCTCACCGCCCTGTTCGACACGCTTCAGGGGTGGTACGACGAGCCGGCCTTCCGCGGCTGCGCACTGCTCAACGCCGCCACCCAGCACCACACCGGCACCGTCCGGGCCATCACCACCCGGCACCTCGGCCGCTACCTCGAACTGCTCACCGGAATCGCCGATCGCGCCGGAGCCGCCGACCCCCGCCAACTCGGACAGCAGCTACTCATCCTCGTCGAGGGCGCCACCGTCGTGGCCGACCACCACAGCCCCACCCACGCGGGCGAACACGCACTCCAGGCCGCACTCACCCTGCTCGCCACCACCCGCCGGACCTGA
- a CDS encoding RNA polymerase sigma factor — MPPETRTDGPVADLFRRHRPDLLRLAVLLLGDTSQAEDVVQDAFVALHRRWPVLADPAAAAGYLRVSVVNGARSAHRRRATVRRHLRVGEPEALPAADAGLLLAEEHRTVLAAVRQLPRRQREVLVLRYWSGLSEAEIARTLAVSRGTVKTCASRALAKLEDLLGGPDGH, encoded by the coding sequence GTGCCGCCGGAAACGCGCACGGACGGGCCGGTCGCGGACTTGTTCCGCCGGCACCGGCCCGATCTGCTGCGGCTGGCCGTGCTGCTGCTCGGGGACACCAGCCAGGCCGAGGACGTCGTCCAGGACGCCTTCGTCGCGCTGCACCGGCGCTGGCCCGTGCTCGCCGACCCGGCGGCCGCCGCCGGGTACCTGCGGGTGTCGGTGGTGAACGGGGCCCGGTCGGCGCACCGGCGCCGCGCCACCGTCCGGCGGCACCTGCGGGTCGGCGAACCCGAGGCACTGCCGGCCGCCGACGCCGGGCTGCTGCTCGCCGAAGAGCACCGGACAGTGCTCGCCGCGGTCCGGCAGCTCCCGCGCCGGCAGCGGGAAGTGCTGGTGCTGCGGTACTGGTCCGGCCTGTCCGAGGCCGAGATCGCCCGGACGCTCGCCGTCTCCCGCGGGACGGTCAAGACCTGCGCCTCCCGCGCACTGGCCAAGCTCGAAGACCTGCTCGGAGGACCCGATGGCCACTGA
- a CDS encoding M43 family zinc metalloprotease, with protein MSRSWRTTARRAGLAAVLAVTLGAGLTTGVAGAAPGQGKPSAPANVNPAKRPVLDPAKIKREQAPPLSKAEMRAQAYDWVAEDGDSRVACFTADGKLSGVAELDRADSGPLAAAKSTQLCARAWPKSKPALDVPQVRPQDHYLGHHWAHNGLAHSQIYFVDHTGAKWPVTTATYKWNEAQGVDSYYESSCPGSWLHCVNVSEYNANDGIYGVTYFPNGWDSAGHNYEGVYVQLNNFTVTTSTQARKSTQHELGHVLGLAHRFDNSSCMTQGEAPPISSLPDAHDFDELYQIYNHGN; from the coding sequence GTGTCTCGATCATGGAGAACCACCGCACGGCGGGCCGGTCTCGCGGCCGTGCTGGCTGTGACGCTCGGCGCCGGCCTGACCACGGGAGTCGCCGGTGCGGCGCCGGGGCAGGGGAAACCGTCCGCGCCCGCGAACGTCAACCCGGCGAAACGGCCCGTGCTGGACCCGGCGAAGATCAAGCGGGAGCAGGCGCCGCCGTTGAGCAAGGCGGAAATGCGGGCGCAGGCCTACGACTGGGTGGCCGAGGACGGCGATTCGCGGGTGGCGTGCTTCACCGCGGACGGCAAGCTGTCCGGCGTCGCGGAACTCGACCGCGCCGATTCGGGACCGTTGGCGGCGGCGAAGTCGACGCAGCTGTGCGCGCGGGCGTGGCCGAAGAGCAAGCCGGCGCTGGATGTCCCGCAGGTGCGGCCGCAGGACCACTACCTCGGCCACCACTGGGCGCACAACGGCCTGGCCCACTCGCAGATCTACTTCGTCGACCACACCGGCGCGAAGTGGCCGGTGACCACCGCGACGTACAAGTGGAACGAAGCGCAGGGCGTCGACTCCTACTACGAATCCAGCTGCCCGGGCAGCTGGCTGCACTGCGTGAACGTCAGTGAATACAACGCCAACGACGGGATCTACGGGGTCACGTACTTCCCGAACGGCTGGGATTCCGCGGGGCACAACTACGAAGGCGTCTACGTGCAGTTGAACAACTTCACGGTGACCACCTCGACCCAGGCCCGCAAGAGCACGCAGCACGAGCTCGGGCACGTCCTCGGGCTGGCCCACCGGTTCGACAACTCGAGTTGCATGACGCAGGGAGAGGCACCGCCGATCAGCTCGCTGCCGGACGCGCACGACTTCGACGAGCTGTACCAGATCTACAACCACGGCAACTGA